One stretch of Candidatus Hydrogenedentota bacterium DNA includes these proteins:
- a CDS encoding carboxymuconolactone decarboxylase family protein: MPSTTPMAKYWFGKRAPEHADAWYTYYRAVKTQGVLDAKTKELVAVAVGLVMRCGHCVEAHTKDAIRAGASKEEIAEALMVASQIASASQLFFMGDELDKLLAGD; encoded by the coding sequence ATGCCCAGCACCACGCCAATGGCAAAATACTGGTTTGGCAAGCGCGCACCGGAACATGCGGACGCTTGGTACACCTACTACCGCGCAGTGAAAACGCAGGGCGTACTTGATGCGAAGACGAAAGAATTGGTCGCCGTAGCGGTCGGCCTCGTCATGCGCTGTGGGCACTGCGTCGAAGCGCACACGAAGGACGCCATCCGCGCGGGCGCCAGCAAGGAGGAAATCGCCGAAGCACTCATGGTCGCCTCGCAGATCGCCTCCGCATCGCAGCTTTTCTTCATGGGCGACGAACTGGACAAACTGCTGGCGGGTGATTGA
- a CDS encoding beta-galactosidase: protein MSRRARSESQGIAVRVIAAIVFVVLAGALGSWLGARTNAPATVLPQPKPTGTPADAPIPEQPDAPKPVAPPLYFYGSIQPGSDVEAVAGEVKLAAAAGIHTHILRMQFPWPDLGQDVNASLYPLDRIEQEDPEASIILGISLNPPDAWLDAHPEAVATSGEGQKRYPSIASDVWLDASRRALSALTEQIEHSGRGARVTGFLLGALEEDRWFRTGDYDRSAANMEAFREWLRAAYPDDTALRAAWGTEVVSLDTAEIPPKLDTTDQTNVFFDYPAEQNQIDYLRFVSESTADFIANLAGHIHQSSANYLKLFAPYGHSFELTANDAGHCALGLLLDGEIDGFVSPVSYEDRGLGGAGGFMGPVNSAGFHARQWVIIDDTRTGISRNADTGAVDRIEGLRTEDVMRVQKRNFASILAHGLALAWADDHGSGALYEPRVWEMFSRMREVYEATWNAPGAPRPGDFIEYPTPQKRTTLMIVVDEASRFYQRCDTKLNESLLLRARDSALRVGAPTQFCLLQDVLDGHAAPASAYLFLNVFRLDGEDREQLRNIMIANGAAAIWLYAPGYLADSADVQNVIDTTGHKVVQFDKPAMAGSVYQLSGGRWMAKGDEFGAAERWAPLFHIDAAESEVLAKYKDSGKPSVAVKFFDDGWASIYIAEPAVTSDLLRELLLILENYVAFRKGPTNHRDVAYFGPNLIAVHASTDGEHPIYFSEAVDAQDVLESEVGWLNKIYIPIPMKLGDTRILTLNLAISDELPEALPEEPKEVAEKAE from the coding sequence ATGTCGCGTCGCGCACGCTCTGAATCGCAAGGCATAGCAGTCCGCGTAATTGCCGCCATCGTGTTCGTTGTGTTGGCGGGCGCGCTTGGCAGTTGGCTGGGCGCACGTACGAACGCACCGGCCACGGTTCTGCCGCAACCGAAACCCACGGGCACCCCGGCCGATGCACCCATACCCGAACAGCCGGACGCGCCAAAACCGGTTGCGCCGCCGCTCTATTTCTACGGGTCGATTCAGCCCGGCTCCGATGTCGAGGCGGTTGCGGGTGAGGTGAAGTTGGCGGCCGCCGCGGGTATCCACACGCACATCCTGCGCATGCAGTTTCCGTGGCCCGACCTTGGCCAGGATGTGAATGCTTCGTTATATCCGCTCGATCGCATCGAGCAGGAGGACCCGGAGGCATCGATTATCCTTGGCATCTCGCTGAATCCGCCGGACGCCTGGTTGGACGCGCATCCCGAAGCGGTTGCGACAAGTGGGGAAGGGCAAAAGCGATATCCATCAATTGCGTCGGATGTGTGGCTCGATGCGAGTCGGCGCGCGCTGTCGGCATTGACCGAACAAATTGAGCATTCAGGGCGCGGCGCGCGGGTAACGGGCTTTCTTCTGGGAGCGTTGGAAGAAGATCGGTGGTTTCGCACCGGCGACTACGATCGCTCCGCGGCGAACATGGAGGCCTTTCGCGAATGGTTACGCGCGGCCTACCCGGACGATACGGCGCTGCGCGCGGCGTGGGGGACCGAGGTTGTCTCGCTGGATACCGCGGAGATTCCGCCGAAACTCGACACCACCGATCAAACGAACGTGTTCTTCGATTATCCCGCCGAACAGAACCAGATCGACTATTTGCGCTTTGTGTCTGAATCCACGGCGGACTTCATTGCGAATCTCGCGGGCCACATCCATCAGAGTTCGGCGAACTATCTTAAGCTCTTCGCGCCCTATGGACATTCCTTCGAATTGACCGCGAACGATGCGGGGCACTGTGCGCTGGGTCTATTGCTGGATGGCGAAATCGACGGCTTCGTAAGTCCCGTGTCGTATGAGGATCGGGGGCTCGGCGGTGCGGGTGGATTTATGGGCCCTGTCAACAGCGCGGGGTTCCACGCGCGGCAGTGGGTCATCATTGACGATACGCGCACCGGCATCTCGCGCAATGCGGATACCGGCGCAGTCGACCGGATTGAAGGGCTCCGCACCGAAGACGTCATGCGCGTGCAAAAGCGCAACTTCGCATCGATCCTCGCGCACGGTCTCGCGCTCGCCTGGGCGGACGACCACGGCTCGGGTGCGCTATACGAGCCGCGCGTATGGGAAATGTTCAGCCGTATGCGCGAAGTGTACGAGGCAACGTGGAACGCCCCGGGTGCGCCGCGGCCGGGCGACTTTATCGAATACCCAACGCCGCAGAAACGCACAACACTCATGATCGTCGTCGACGAGGCAAGCCGGTTCTACCAGCGCTGCGATACAAAGCTCAACGAGTCCTTGTTGCTCCGCGCACGGGACAGCGCACTTCGCGTCGGTGCACCCACGCAGTTTTGTCTGTTGCAGGACGTGCTCGACGGCCACGCGGCGCCGGCTTCGGCCTATCTGTTCCTGAATGTGTTCCGCTTGGATGGCGAAGACCGGGAACAACTTCGCAACATTATGATAGCCAATGGGGCCGCCGCCATCTGGTTGTACGCGCCCGGATACCTCGCCGACTCGGCAGACGTGCAAAACGTGATCGACACGACCGGTCATAAAGTCGTCCAGTTTGATAAACCCGCAATGGCGGGTTCCGTTTATCAGCTTTCCGGCGGGCGTTGGATGGCGAAAGGCGACGAGTTTGGCGCGGCCGAGCGCTGGGCGCCGCTTTTCCATATCGACGCTGCCGAATCCGAGGTGCTCGCAAAGTATAAGGACTCGGGCAAGCCGAGCGTGGCGGTGAAGTTTTTCGATGATGGCTGGGCGTCCATCTATATTGCGGAACCTGCCGTGACCAGCGACCTACTGCGTGAGCTGCTCCTGATCCTGGAGAATTACGTGGCGTTTCGCAAAGGACCCACGAACCATCGGGATGTCGCGTACTTCGGCCCAAACCTCATTGCCGTCCACGCATCAACGGACGGCGAGCACCCAATCTACTTCAGCGAGGCGGTAGATGCGCAGGACGTACTTGAATCTGAAGTGGGATGGTTAAATAAAATATATATTCCGATTCCGATGAAACTTGGTGATACACGAATACTTACGCTGAATCTAGCCATATCTGATGAATTACCCGAGGCCTTGCCGGAGGAACCGAAAGAGGTTGCCGAGAAGGCGGAGTAG
- a CDS encoding polyprenyl synthetase family protein gives MPSAALAEYLVERKSLVESALGERLPPEHVEPRNVHAAMRYAVLGGGKRLRPLIALAVADIGGLEPGQMLDAACAIEFVHTASLILDDLPAMDNSDTRRDQPATHRKFDEATAILASLALLSEAYALAARNAAEFLESEGVAAVVDTLAAMVGTSGLILGQHTDLTLEREAHTLERLRDIHLKKAGALFFAAISVPAQIARLSREQITDLEQYASLVGVAFQITDDIIDAHHLHSDGEQKVTFATIAGEERAREIVLQMVSKACMALDRFGERGAPLRALAEYVASRTL, from the coding sequence ATGCCCTCGGCGGCCCTTGCTGAATACCTGGTTGAACGAAAATCACTCGTCGAATCGGCCCTTGGGGAACGATTGCCGCCGGAGCATGTCGAGCCGCGCAACGTTCATGCGGCCATGCGTTATGCCGTGCTCGGGGGCGGCAAACGGTTGCGGCCGTTGATCGCGTTGGCCGTCGCCGATATCGGAGGCCTTGAACCGGGGCAAATGCTGGATGCGGCGTGCGCCATCGAATTTGTGCACACGGCGTCGCTGATTCTCGATGATTTGCCCGCTATGGACAATTCCGACACGCGCCGCGACCAGCCTGCGACGCATCGCAAATTCGACGAAGCAACGGCGATTCTCGCGTCGCTTGCGCTGCTGTCAGAGGCGTACGCGTTGGCTGCGAGAAATGCGGCTGAATTCCTCGAAAGTGAAGGTGTAGCTGCCGTGGTCGATACACTGGCGGCAATGGTTGGCACGTCGGGGCTTATACTGGGCCAACACACGGACCTTACCCTCGAACGCGAGGCGCACACATTGGAGCGCTTGCGGGACATCCATTTGAAAAAGGCGGGCGCCTTATTTTTTGCGGCGATTTCCGTTCCGGCGCAGATTGCGCGTTTAAGTCGCGAACAAATCACGGACTTGGAGCAATATGCCTCGCTTGTCGGGGTTGCGTTCCAGATAACCGACGACATCATCGACGCGCATCATCTTCACTCCGATGGCGAACAAAAGGTCACGTTTGCCACGATCGCGGGCGAAGAGCGGGCGCGAGAAATCGTGCTCCAGATGGTGTCGAAAGCATGCATGGCACTGGACCGGTTTGGAGAGCGCGGGGCGCCCCTGCGCGCGTTGGCGGAATATGTCGCGTCGCGCACGCTCTGA
- a CDS encoding YqaE/Pmp3 family membrane protein, translating into MGCLRAIICIIFPPLAVIDYGCGSVLLVTILWLIGWLPGVIAALIICTRASD; encoded by the coding sequence ATGGGGTGCTTGCGCGCGATAATCTGCATCATCTTCCCGCCGCTGGCGGTGATCGATTATGGATGCGGATCGGTGTTGCTGGTTACTATACTATGGCTGATCGGGTGGTTGCCGGGCGTTATCGCCGCGCTGATCATTTGTACCCGCGCAAGCGATTGA
- a CDS encoding HAD-IA family hydrolase: protein MIDLIIFDFDGLILDTETTEFQAWQEIYGEFSVSLALDAWADSIGTRAGAFDPIAHLEAVIGREVPRAELRERHRLRFYQLLSEEALRPGIVAYLDDADRLGIKLAVASSASRDWVEGHLKRHGIVHRFACIVTVENVTHAKPDPELFNLALARTGVPADRALVLEDSPNGLLAANRAGIFAVAVPNPVTAELHLGHADLTVPSLAEFSLERLIEEIATIRKESSPEAR from the coding sequence ATGATCGATCTCATCATCTTCGACTTCGACGGCCTGATCCTCGATACGGAGACGACCGAGTTTCAGGCATGGCAGGAAATCTACGGCGAGTTCAGCGTAAGCCTGGCGCTCGACGCGTGGGCGGACAGCATCGGCACACGCGCCGGCGCCTTCGATCCCATTGCACATCTCGAGGCCGTGATCGGGCGCGAGGTTCCCCGGGCGGAATTGCGGGAACGGCACCGGCTGCGGTTCTATCAGTTGCTGAGCGAGGAAGCCTTGCGTCCGGGCATCGTGGCGTATCTCGACGACGCGGACCGCCTCGGGATCAAGCTTGCCGTGGCCTCGAGCGCGTCGCGCGACTGGGTCGAGGGGCACCTCAAGCGCCATGGTATCGTGCACCGGTTCGCATGTATCGTGACCGTGGAAAACGTGACGCACGCGAAGCCAGACCCCGAGTTGTTCAACCTTGCGCTTGCGCGCACAGGCGTGCCTGCCGATCGCGCGCTCGTGCTCGAAGATTCACCGAACGGATTGCTCGCCGCAAACCGCGCAGGCATCTTCGCCGTAGCGGTTCCAAATCCGGTCACGGCGGAATTGCATTTGGGGCATGCTGACTTAACAGTACCGTCACTTGCGGAGTTTTCCTTGGAGAGGCTCATCGAGGAGATTGCCACGATTCGCAAAGAATCGTCGCCGGAGGCCCGCTAA
- a CDS encoding glycosyltransferase family 2 protein produces MSTPFVHVLVINWNGREHLEACFESLIKQTYENLRIVLLDNASTDGSVEYVQERFGSDPRVEILECGENLGWSRANNVGMERALGAGADYIFLLNNDTSTAPDAVERLVEFARVHPKAGAIAPKMLLFDQPWLINSVGIACTIVGGAWDEGLGRVDGPRWAEPKQVLGVCGGAMFLRADALRAVGLLPGDFEIYLDDLDLCLRIWDAGYECWSCPSAAVRHKFSATMGEGARAHRKYYLNTRNRARLMLRNFPSGRFVGIVAHYAVSEIRAVGRAAASGAVWKAVAHVRSWIAALAYVPKAVRHRRSVAAKSRAIGTFWGLVRADRHFFPGIELPKRGWYTPIQRDWTAQGHSEDVQVHPISSCATADVPAGELSVTHANCYPQLGATRIELRLNGRAIAALRSDGSPRTERFETEGGTLEFFARAIFEAESTGERYDIGGWVALDKPNTQ; encoded by the coding sequence ATGTCCACTCCGTTTGTACATGTCCTTGTCATTAATTGGAACGGCCGGGAGCACCTCGAAGCGTGTTTTGAATCCCTCATTAAGCAGACCTACGAGAATCTCCGCATCGTGCTCCTGGACAACGCCAGCACCGACGGTTCGGTGGAATACGTCCAAGAGCGCTTTGGCTCGGACCCGCGCGTCGAGATTCTCGAGTGCGGGGAGAATCTCGGATGGTCGCGCGCCAATAATGTAGGCATGGAGCGGGCGTTAGGCGCGGGCGCGGATTACATTTTTCTCCTGAACAACGACACTTCCACCGCACCGGACGCTGTCGAGCGTTTGGTCGAATTTGCACGCGTACACCCCAAGGCGGGCGCAATCGCGCCCAAAATGCTTTTGTTCGATCAACCGTGGTTAATCAACTCCGTGGGGATCGCCTGCACGATCGTGGGCGGCGCGTGGGACGAAGGCCTTGGCCGCGTCGATGGCCCGCGCTGGGCCGAACCGAAACAGGTGCTTGGCGTGTGTGGAGGCGCGATGTTCCTGCGCGCGGACGCCTTGCGGGCGGTTGGATTGCTACCGGGCGACTTCGAAATCTATCTGGACGATCTGGACCTTTGTCTGCGCATTTGGGACGCGGGATATGAATGCTGGTCGTGTCCGTCGGCTGCCGTGCGGCACAAGTTCAGCGCGACGATGGGGGAGGGGGCGCGCGCGCATCGCAAGTATTACCTCAACACGCGAAACCGCGCGCGCCTGATGCTCCGAAACTTTCCGTCGGGCCGGTTCGTGGGCATCGTCGCGCACTATGCCGTGTCCGAAATACGAGCGGTCGGGCGCGCGGCCGCGTCGGGGGCCGTGTGGAAGGCCGTGGCGCACGTGCGCTCGTGGATCGCCGCATTGGCGTACGTTCCGAAGGCGGTTCGCCATCGGCGCTCGGTGGCGGCCAAGAGCCGCGCAATTGGCACGTTCTGGGGGCTTGTTCGTGCCGACAGACACTTCTTTCCGGGCATTGAACTGCCCAAACGCGGTTGGTACACGCCAATCCAACGGGACTGGACGGCGCAGGGTCATAGCGAAGACGTTCAGGTCCATCCGATTTCCAGTTGCGCGACCGCTGATGTGCCGGCGGGCGAATTGTCCGTAACGCACGCGAATTGTTATCCTCAACTCGGCGCGACGCGAATCGAACTCAGACTGAACGGGCGTGCGATTGCGGCGTTGAGATCGGATGGTTCGCCGCGTACCGAGCGATTCGAGACGGAGGGTGGAACGCTCGAGTTTTTCGCGCGCGCGATATTCGAGGCGGAATCGACCGGCGAACGGTATGACATCGGCGGTTGGGTCGCGCTCGACAAACCGAACACGCAGTAA
- a CDS encoding right-handed parallel beta-helix repeat-containing protein has product MNLPRNSAAISRRDLLRASVAGAAAISFARADDRPAVTTPRATSGDSAVEPNWEQRLTVTVGPKDADIMGANDKAIQAAVDYVARLGGGTVNVLPGTYRLRNSIFLSSNVRLAGSREDSILLKEPSVETTLTLDSDWYDQEITLADASGFNVGDGVCLRTKDADTGATHVLRRTLVARNGNRFKLDKALRENFWTGSAPTVTSVFPLVTAEFMSHIAIENLALDGNKENNAYLDGNYGGCIWFQDCSNLVFRGVTARNNNGDGISWQICHDVIVEDCYSHDNQDLGLHPGSGSQRPLIRNNRLERNGIGIFFCWGVKYGLAERNRIEDNRDYGISIGHRDNENVVRGNDVLRSGKAGILFRPERGEGFTAQGNRFENNRVVDSGADDGVGIDVQGVTASNVIARNEIRETRGPASRIGIRLGAETGANELTGNTVEGFSVAVQDLRKA; this is encoded by the coding sequence ATGAACTTGCCACGCAATTCGGCGGCAATTTCGCGCCGCGATCTACTGCGCGCCTCCGTCGCCGGTGCGGCGGCAATATCGTTTGCCCGCGCCGACGATCGTCCAGCCGTCACAACACCGCGCGCGACGTCGGGCGACAGCGCCGTCGAGCCGAATTGGGAACAACGGCTTACCGTGACGGTTGGGCCGAAAGACGCCGATATCATGGGCGCGAACGACAAGGCTATCCAGGCCGCGGTCGATTATGTGGCGCGGCTCGGCGGCGGGACAGTCAATGTGCTTCCCGGAACCTACCGTCTGCGCAATTCAATCTTCCTTTCTTCCAACGTGCGGCTCGCCGGCAGCCGCGAGGATTCGATTCTGCTGAAGGAGCCCTCGGTTGAGACGACGCTTACGCTCGATTCCGATTGGTACGACCAGGAAATCACGCTGGCCGATGCATCCGGCTTCAATGTCGGCGACGGGGTGTGCCTGCGCACCAAAGACGCCGACACGGGTGCGACGCACGTTTTGAGGCGCACGCTGGTGGCGCGCAATGGCAACCGATTCAAACTGGACAAGGCATTGCGCGAGAACTTTTGGACCGGCAGCGCGCCAACAGTCACCAGCGTGTTTCCGTTGGTGACGGCAGAATTCATGTCGCACATCGCAATCGAGAACCTCGCGCTGGACGGCAATAAGGAAAATAACGCGTATCTCGATGGAAACTACGGCGGGTGCATCTGGTTTCAGGACTGCAGCAACCTGGTATTTCGCGGCGTGACCGCGCGCAACAACAACGGGGACGGGATCAGTTGGCAGATTTGCCACGATGTCATCGTCGAGGACTGCTACAGCCATGATAACCAAGACCTCGGCCTCCATCCCGGGTCCGGCTCACAGCGCCCTCTCATTCGCAACAACCGGCTCGAGCGCAACGGTATCGGCATCTTCTTCTGCTGGGGCGTAAAATATGGCCTTGCCGAAAGAAACCGAATCGAAGACAACCGCGACTACGGTATCTCCATCGGACACCGCGACAACGAAAACGTCGTGCGCGGCAACGATGTGCTCCGCAGCGGCAAAGCCGGCATATTGTTTCGACCGGAACGCGGCGAAGGGTTTACGGCGCAGGGCAACCGTTTCGAGAACAACCGCGTCGTCGACAGCGGCGCCGATGACGGCGTCGGCATTGACGTGCAGGGCGTCACCGCATCGAACGTGATCGCGCGAAACGAGATCCGGGAAACGCGCGGCCCCGCCTCGCGCATCGGCATTCGGCTCGGCGCGGAAACCGGCGCGAACGAATTGACCGGGAATACCGTTGAAGGGTTTAGCGTAGCGGTCCAGGATTTGAGAAAGGCGTAG
- a CDS encoding DUF853 family protein, with amino-acid sequence MSGELLIAKSGDHDICLRAAMANRHGLITGATGTGKTVTLQTMAEQFSAAGIPCFMSDVKGDLSGIAVPGGGNARVTERLELLALGGHVYQGFPVTFWDVFGETGHPVRATISDMGPLLIARILELNDVQTGVLNIVFKVADDDGLLLLDLKDLRAMLAYVGENAKDFATDYGNVSSASIGAIQRGLLALESQGGGQLFGEPMLNIDDLMQSDRGKGVINILSADRLMQSPRLYATLLLWLLSELFENLPETGDDDKPKLVFFFDEAHLLFDDAPDALLDKIEQVVRLIRSKGVGVYFVTQNPADVPDKVLSQLGNRVQHALRAFSPKDQKAVRAAAETMRDNENIDEAKTITELGVGEALVSFLDESGKPSVVERAFIVPPRGQIGPIDPAQRKKIMQSSLVAGAYEKVVDRESAYEVLKQRVESKPDPQSKSTPRAANESAGSVIGDLLGGAMGSRGRRREGMVEAMAKSAARSVGSQMGRAIVRGILGSMLGGKR; translated from the coding sequence ATGAGCGGCGAACTGTTGATAGCGAAATCGGGTGACCACGACATTTGCCTGCGCGCGGCAATGGCGAACCGGCATGGATTGATCACCGGCGCCACGGGCACGGGAAAGACGGTAACGTTGCAGACAATGGCGGAGCAGTTCTCCGCGGCGGGGATCCCGTGCTTCATGTCCGATGTCAAAGGCGATTTATCGGGCATCGCGGTCCCCGGCGGCGGGAATGCCAGGGTGACGGAGCGCCTCGAACTGTTGGCGCTGGGTGGGCACGTCTATCAAGGCTTTCCGGTCACCTTTTGGGACGTATTCGGTGAGACCGGCCATCCGGTTCGCGCAACCATATCGGACATGGGGCCACTGCTGATCGCGCGCATCCTGGAACTCAATGACGTCCAAACCGGCGTACTAAACATCGTCTTCAAGGTTGCCGACGATGACGGTCTACTCCTGCTCGATTTGAAAGACTTGCGCGCGATGCTCGCGTACGTCGGCGAGAACGCGAAGGATTTTGCCACGGATTACGGCAACGTCTCGTCCGCCAGTATCGGAGCCATTCAGCGCGGCTTGCTCGCGCTCGAATCGCAGGGTGGCGGCCAACTCTTCGGCGAGCCAATGCTGAACATAGATGACCTGATGCAGTCCGACCGGGGAAAAGGCGTCATCAATATCCTCTCCGCCGATCGATTGATGCAGTCGCCGCGATTGTACGCCACCCTGTTGCTCTGGCTCTTGTCGGAACTGTTCGAGAATTTGCCTGAGACCGGCGACGACGACAAGCCCAAACTCGTGTTTTTCTTCGACGAAGCGCACCTCCTGTTCGATGACGCGCCGGACGCGCTACTCGACAAAATCGAGCAGGTCGTGCGCCTGATCCGGTCGAAGGGAGTCGGCGTGTATTTCGTGACGCAGAATCCCGCGGATGTTCCGGATAAGGTCTTGTCGCAGCTCGGCAACCGTGTACAGCATGCGTTGCGCGCGTTTTCGCCCAAGGACCAAAAGGCCGTCCGCGCTGCGGCTGAGACCATGCGCGACAACGAAAACATCGACGAGGCAAAGACCATCACGGAGCTGGGCGTTGGCGAGGCGCTGGTCTCTTTCCTTGATGAATCAGGCAAACCGAGCGTGGTCGAACGCGCATTTATTGTGCCGCCGCGCGGGCAGATCGGCCCCATCGATCCCGCGCAACGCAAGAAGATCATGCAATCGTCTCTCGTGGCGGGGGCCTACGAGAAGGTTGTGGATCGCGAATCCGCGTACGAAGTGTTGAAACAGCGTGTGGAGTCCAAACCCGATCCACAATCGAAATCCACGCCGCGCGCTGCGAACGAAAGCGCGGGCAGCGTCATCGGCGATTTGCTCGGCGGCGCGATGGGGTCGCGCGGGCGGCGACGCGAAGGCATGGTCGAAGCGATGGCCAAGAGCGCCGCGCGCAGCGTCGGCAGCCAGATGGGCCGCGCAATTGTCCGCGGCATTCTCGGATCGATGCTCGGCGGAAAGCGGTAG